Below is a genomic region from Streptococcus salivarius.
CCCTTCTTCAAGAAGTTCTTTTGCAGGTTGAAACAGTATTTTTGTCTGATCCAGAATTGTTGAAGGTTTTACCTAAACTTGAGAAGGAGCAGATTATCTTCTATGATCGGTCAACTCTTCCTGAAGCAGAACTTGCTCTTCTATTGGACGAGGGTGTAAAAGTGTTCATTCGTGAGCCTAACACTGACATGTCGCATCATTCGCTAGTATTTTTCCCTACCTATTTGGGAGATTTGAAGGAATTTCAGCCACAGGTTCTCATTTTGACAAACACTCAAGAAATCGAACAGATTGAAGTTCTTGTGACCGCTCTTCCTCATTTTCAGTTTCATATTGCAGCCTTGACAGAGATGGGGGAACGATTAGTACGTCTCAATGATTATCCGAATGTTCACCTTTATCCAGGGATTTCAGGTGAGAATTATGATCGGCTATTAAATAAATGCCGTATTTACCTGGATATCGCATATGCGGATGAAATTTTAGACGGAAATCGGGCTGCTCTTAAAAAAGGTATGATTTTGTATGCATTTGAGGCAACTTGTCACCGACCGGATCTCTACATAAAAGATCACCTGTTTCAAAAAGATGCAATTACAGACTTGCTCGAAGAACTATCTCAGCTGGAAGATCCTAAAAGATATCAATCAGCTTATGATAAGCAAAAGATGCATCCAATGCTAGCAACAAAAGAAGAGTTGAAGATGATTTTTCGAATGTCAGAAAAATAAAGAAGGGAAACCATGACTAAAGTACATATTACAAATCTATATGGTATGGCAGGGGATAGCACTGTCATCTTAGCTCAGAATGCTGTGACGGATATTGCGCGTGCTTTGGGGTATCGAGAGATTGGAATCTATTTTTATAATATCTCTACAGATAGTCCGAGTGAGAGAAGCAAGCGTCTAGATGGGATCATGGCAAGTATCTCATTTGGTGATATTGTGATTTTTCAATCGCCAACTTGGAATGGTTGGGAGTTTGACGCGGAATTTGTAGCGAAGCTGAAGGATTTAAGAGTTAAACTAGTGATTTTTATCCATGACGTTATTCCACTAATGTTTCGTGATAATGCCTACCTAATGCCGACTTATATGGAGATGTTCAATCAAGCAGATGTCATTATTGCGCCTTCACAACAAATGGTTAACCGTCTGTGTGAAGCAGGTCTGACTGTGGAAAAAATCTTGATTCAAGAAATTTGGGATCATCCTCATAACCTCAGTTTGAACCAACCAGTATTTAAAAAAGAGATTTTCTTTGCAGGATCTTTGACACGTTTTCCAGAGTTGCAAAATTGGGTTTATGAAACCCCTTTGCGAGTTTTTGCGAATGAGCCAAAGAGCAATCCAGAAGCCAATTTGGTGATTGAAGGATGGAAGCGCAATGAAGAACTCCTGATGGAACTCTCAAAGGGAGGCTTTGGTCTTGTCTGGAATACCCAGTATAACGATGGGGAAAATGTTGACTACTACGAAATGAATATTTCACATAAGCTCAGCACCTATCTTGCAGCAGGAATTCCTGTGATTGTGCCCAACACCTTATCAAATAGTCATCTGATAGAAGAGCGAGGCTTAGGATTTGCTGTGAACAGTTTGGAAGAAGCTAATCAATTGGTTCAAAATATGGCTCCAGAATCCTATCAAGAAATTAGTAGTAGGGCTCAAGGCTTTGCTTTTCTCCTTAAAGAGGGGTATATCACTAAGAAGCTTTTAATAGATGCTATTAATTTCTTATTTACTTTATAAAAGGATAATTGAGAAAAAAGAGGGGGAAAATTCAGTGCAAAGGGCAATCGTACTTGCTGGTGATAATGGTTACATGGAAAAGCTAGAGGTAACTATAAAATCTATTGTTGCGACAAACAGTCAAATTATTTTTTATGTGATCAATGACAATCTCCCTCAGGAGTGGTTCTGGTTGATGGGGAGAAGATTAGAGTCTGTTCAATCACAAATTCGGAATATTAAGATTTCTTCTGATCAGATAAAAGGGTATTCGCTACCCATGGATCATTTAAGTTATGCTACCTTTTATCGTTATTTTATTGCAGATGTTGTTACAGAAGACCGAGCACTTTATCTAGATTCTGATATTGTTGTCACTGGAGATTTGACACCTCTCTTCGAAGAAGATATAGAAAATCATGCTTTGGCCGCAGTTACGGATGGCTTAGATGCTTCTAAGTTTAATGCAGGTGTGCTCCTTGTGAATACTGTGCTTTGGAGAGAAGAAAAAGCTAGCCATCAGTTGCTGGAATTGACGAATCGCTATCATCAAGAGGAGTTTGGAGATCAAGGAATCCTTAATCGTTATTTTAAAGGACGTTGGAAAAAACTACCAGAAGTCTACAATGTAATGGTTGGTATGGATACGTTTGCTCACACCTTTAACGTCCCTGAATGGTATGATAAGGCAGACCAGCTGGAGAAGGACGCAGTAATCATTCACTATGCGGGAGAGAAGCCTTGGTATCAGTGGAATTTGAATCGTTGTCGGGATATCTGGTGGTTTTATTATGGTCTGGAATGGTCTGAAATCTTGTTACGAAAGGATATTACCAAACGTCATTTCAAGGATTTGGTAGGAAGGCCCAAATTCCAAACAGCAGTATTTACGAATTCGGCAGCTATGGAACATATTGAAACATTGGTGGAAGCATTGCCAAATGTTCAATTTAATATCCTTGCTTACACAAATTTTGCTCCTAGTGTAATTGCTTTAGAAGCCTACTCCAATGTTTCGCTTTATCCTCGTTTTACACGGTACAATGCTCAAGCTGTGTTGGATAAATTGGATTTTTATTTGGATATCAATTATCATGAAGAGATTTATGATATTATTCAAAAGGTTACTGCGTTGAAAAAACCTATCTTTTCTTTTGATGTTACCAATCATTGTGAGATTGAAGGGGATAGTCACTGTTTTCATGTAGAGGATATTGATGATATGATTGGTGTTATTCAAGAATATTTAGCTCAATTGAGTTAAATCAGGTATGAATTAGGTTGAAATAAGTGAAGGAAAAAATTAGTGTCATCGTCCCTGTATATAATTCAGAGGCCTATCTTGAAAATTGCTTAAATAGTATCATCCAACAGACCTATCAAAATTTAGAAATTATCTTAGTCAACGATGGTTCAACGGATGGTTCTGCCGCTATTTGCCAACGCTACAAGATTCAGGACCCTCGAGTGAAGGTCTATCATAAGCCTAATGGAGGAGTTGGATCTAGTCGGAATCGTGCTTTAGAAGCGGTGACGGGAGACTACATTCTCTTTGTGGATAACGATGATTGGTTGGAACTGGATCATATCGAGAGTTTATATCATTTGCTGAAAAAAGCAGATGCAGATATTGCAATTGGAAATTTCACTCAATTTATGGAAGAAGAGGGGAACTTTTTAATCCATGTTGGGGGAAATGATTATTTTGAGCGTGTCTATTCTCCTTTTGAGTGGTTCCAACATCAATATGATGGGCAGTATAATCTGAGCCAATGTTTCACGGTCCCTTGGGCAAAGCTTTATAAGGCGGAATTGTTTAAAGAGATTGTTTATCCAACAGATAAAACGGTAGAGGATGATTATACGACCTACAAGGTCTATCTACAAGCTGATAAAATTGTCTATATGAACCGGGCCATCTATCTGCATCGTAAACGTGAGACAAGTGTGACCAAAACGGTTAATCTTGCAGATGTTTATCCGTTACAAAGTATCGAAGAACGCATGATGATTCTTCAATTGATCGGAGCTCCAAAGGGCTTAATAGATGCAGAAATTGCTGCTTACAAGTGGCGATTGGCCATTCATGAAGAAGAGACCTTAAAACATGGAGACATGGAAGCTTATCAGCAAGTACTGGTAAAAAAACGGATCAAGGAGAAGAGTTTTCATGCATGATACAAAAAGTCGGGCGATTGTTCTAGCAGGAAATCAGAACTTTACCGCTCAGTTATCGACGACTATAAAATCTATCTTTTATCACAATAAAAATGTGAAAATTTATGTTTTGAATCGAGATATCCTTCCAGACTGGTTTCGAAAACCACGGAAGATGGCTCAGCTCTTAGGGGGCGACCTCATTGATGTCAAATTGAATCCAGACGATGTGAAGGATACCTGGTGGACTCAGGAACATATTAGTCTGGATGCTTATTCCCGCTACTTTATTCCGAAGTATATCTCAGAGGAAAAGGTGCTGTATCTCGATGCGGATTTGCTGGTTCTAAAGAACTTAGAGGATATCTTTGAAATAGATATGAAGGGCCACCCGATTGCAGCCGTGATGGACACAGATAACCAAAGTTTTAATTCCGGTGTCTTATTAATTGACAATGGTTTGTGGAAACGAGAAAATATGACAGAGCAGTTGGTGAATGAGACGAATGGCTTACTCCAGCAAGCACTAGAAGGAAATATTCCTAAATTTAATGGGGATCAGACAATCTTTAATAAGGTCTTTCGTGATAGATGGTTAGCCTTGGATAAAAGGATGAACCTCCAAGTTGGTCATGACGTGACTGCTTTTATGAGTCATTGGCCAAATCACTTTAAAGATAGTGAAGATCCCTATGTTGTGCATTTTGTCTCACACCGAAAACCATGGGCGACACTAAGTGCCAATCGTTTCCGCCAATTATGGTGGGCTTTCCACGACATGGATTACAGTCAGGTCTTGTCTCACCATATGGGGGACTTCCAGATAGAGATGGATCCAGATTATGAGCTCCATCTGTTCAATTTGACCAATTCTCAATCCTTCAAAAACCTTGAGGAATTGATTCAGGGACATCCGAAGGCCTTGTTCCATATTGCTGCCTATACGGAAATGGGAGAGGAATTGATGTGTCTTGCAAAATATGAAAATGTGAGATTGTATCCAGAAGTCGTCCCTCCAGTATTGGAAGAACTTATCAATCGTTCTGCTGCCTATTTAGATATTAACTATGGTACTGCTGATCAAGCAACCTTGGCGGCTTATGCGAAAACAGGGAAACCGATCTTGTCCTTCCCAGAAACTAGACATAGTGAGCAAGCGCAGTTAGAGGTCAACACGATTGAACAAATGCATTCACTCATTAAAGAGCGTATAAAGACAGGTGAATGGGGAGAAGTTCACGAGCTTCCACGATTGCACTCCTTAACCATGACCCAAACGCAAGATCTCGAGTCGATCGAAGAACTGGTCTGTGCTCTTCCATTTGTGCAGTTTCATATCGGTGCTTGGACAGCTATGGGACCTAAGTTAGTCGAATTAAAGCAACATCCCAATGTTAGTTTGTATCCTGCGATCAATCAGGAGCAGTTGAGCCAGTTGATCCATAGTGCGGATATTTATTTGGATATTAATCATGGCGATGAAGCTGGTGATATTCTATCACAGGTAGAATTGGCGGGGATTCCTAGTTTTGGTTTTTATAAAACCCAACACGGGAACCATGGGCAGTTTCTTTTTTCAAGTGAGCGACCACAGGAGTTGATCACTGCTATTGAAAAGTTTGATAGTGAAGGAAGTTTGCCTCAAATTCTCCCTCTACCAACGGTTAAGTCCATTGATGAGAGTCTGGACTTCATTAGGGAAAATCATTCATCTGTCATTCGTTTTGGAGATGGTGAAATCAATCTAATAGCTGGCCATTCTATCGCCTACCAAGATTATCATCCTGAACTAGCACGAACTCTACGTGAGTTGGTTGGAATGAACAGTTCAGAAAAACTCTTAGTCTGTTTGCCAGATGCTTTCGAAGATCGCTTCAAATTTACGTGGTGGGCAGAAGATTTTTGGAAAAAGCATTTGGATCATTATGATGATTTTTATCGTCAAATTGCACCGGCACCATGGTATGGTTCAAC
It encodes:
- a CDS encoding sugar transferase, with the translated sequence MTKVHITNLYGMAGDSTVILAQNAVTDIARALGYREIGIYFYNISTDSPSERSKRLDGIMASISFGDIVIFQSPTWNGWEFDAEFVAKLKDLRVKLVIFIHDVIPLMFRDNAYLMPTYMEMFNQADVIIAPSQQMVNRLCEAGLTVEKILIQEIWDHPHNLSLNQPVFKKEIFFAGSLTRFPELQNWVYETPLRVFANEPKSNPEANLVIEGWKRNEELLMELSKGGFGLVWNTQYNDGENVDYYEMNISHKLSTYLAAGIPVIVPNTLSNSHLIEERGLGFAVNSLEEANQLVQNMAPESYQEISSRAQGFAFLLKEGYITKKLLIDAINFLFTL
- a CDS encoding glycosyltransferase; translated protein: MQRAIVLAGDNGYMEKLEVTIKSIVATNSQIIFYVINDNLPQEWFWLMGRRLESVQSQIRNIKISSDQIKGYSLPMDHLSYATFYRYFIADVVTEDRALYLDSDIVVTGDLTPLFEEDIENHALAAVTDGLDASKFNAGVLLVNTVLWREEKASHQLLELTNRYHQEEFGDQGILNRYFKGRWKKLPEVYNVMVGMDTFAHTFNVPEWYDKADQLEKDAVIIHYAGEKPWYQWNLNRCRDIWWFYYGLEWSEILLRKDITKRHFKDLVGRPKFQTAVFTNSAAMEHIETLVEALPNVQFNILAYTNFAPSVIALEAYSNVSLYPRFTRYNAQAVLDKLDFYLDINYHEEIYDIIQKVTALKKPIFSFDVTNHCEIEGDSHCFHVEDIDDMIGVIQEYLAQLS
- a CDS encoding glycosyltransferase family 2 protein: MKEKISVIVPVYNSEAYLENCLNSIIQQTYQNLEIILVNDGSTDGSAAICQRYKIQDPRVKVYHKPNGGVGSSRNRALEAVTGDYILFVDNDDWLELDHIESLYHLLKKADADIAIGNFTQFMEEEGNFLIHVGGNDYFERVYSPFEWFQHQYDGQYNLSQCFTVPWAKLYKAELFKEIVYPTDKTVEDDYTTYKVYLQADKIVYMNRAIYLHRKRETSVTKTVNLADVYPLQSIEERMMILQLIGAPKGLIDAEIAAYKWRLAIHEEETLKHGDMEAYQQVLVKKRIKEKSFHA
- a CDS encoding SP_1767 family glycosyltransferase — protein: MHDTKSRAIVLAGNQNFTAQLSTTIKSIFYHNKNVKIYVLNRDILPDWFRKPRKMAQLLGGDLIDVKLNPDDVKDTWWTQEHISLDAYSRYFIPKYISEEKVLYLDADLLVLKNLEDIFEIDMKGHPIAAVMDTDNQSFNSGVLLIDNGLWKRENMTEQLVNETNGLLQQALEGNIPKFNGDQTIFNKVFRDRWLALDKRMNLQVGHDVTAFMSHWPNHFKDSEDPYVVHFVSHRKPWATLSANRFRQLWWAFHDMDYSQVLSHHMGDFQIEMDPDYELHLFNLTNSQSFKNLEELIQGHPKALFHIAAYTEMGEELMCLAKYENVRLYPEVVPPVLEELINRSAAYLDINYGTADQATLAAYAKTGKPILSFPETRHSEQAQLEVNTIEQMHSLIKERIKTGEWGEVHELPRLHSLTMTQTQDLESIEELVCALPFVQFHIGAWTAMGPKLVELKQHPNVSLYPAINQEQLSQLIHSADIYLDINHGDEAGDILSQVELAGIPSFGFYKTQHGNHGQFLFSSERPQELITAIEKFDSEGSLPQILPLPTVKSIDESLDFIRENHSSVIRFGDGEINLIAGHSIAYQDYHPELARTLRELVGMNSSEKLLVCLPDAFEDRFKFTWWAEDFWKKHLDHYDDFYRQIAPAPWYGSTFISRPYIDFLDKTKAESQFEKLKRLWENKNLLIVEGATSRSGVGNDLFDQALSIKRIVCSSHCAYKDVDAIESTIRKYADNHLILIMLGPTAKVLVANLAKDGYQALDIGHIDSEYEWLKMGATTKVKLKHKHTAEYNFDQDIEFIEDETYTKQIVADLSRLPVE